A DNA window from Desertifilum tharense IPPAS B-1220 contains the following coding sequences:
- a CDS encoding tetratricopeptide repeat protein has product MRVSQIALLSLAALAVSEVNSTQSVEANPVSPSFPESSLEENEVAAAVVQISNWRAVSAPETIVAQVPSPAATPIPQPSPVLQLSESDLNRITQQVEATVNAQIDRRLGEGNPTQTLLLRSRLEELDRLIDLLRTVLLFLIFLPVGAIALVFLLRRAVIRELVSSTQKRLQELDGTEQQLEKSRQVVSRILTDLDRQTEQAQQTRHQETQRFHQELEALKRSLSELQAMKAQLEQQVQTLTPILEEEDSLLIDLEELPEVDILEEDEPLLQPTAEDLVHEAQRLTHQGESEAAIALYEQAVILQPDRHETWYHYAYLLAQLQRYQEAIIAYERALTLEPDNSLAWYEFGEILRRLQRYEEAIAAYDRARALNPQQVDTWFNRGNALEKLHRYEEALSSFAQAISLDSERPEIWHNRGAVLEKVQNYQEAVSSYDRAIGLQPDKPEVWYNRGNALERLQNYEQAVISYDRALALFPEKSETWYNRGNVLERLQRYEEAIASYDRAISHSPHDYEAWFNRGSVLERLQRYDEAIASYDRVVAIREDEFEAWRNRGIILERLKRYEDAIVSYDRAIAIEPNDHETWRSRGTALAEVQRYQDAIASFSKAMEIQQKLYKPDEQAVSVAS; this is encoded by the coding sequence ATGCGGGTTTCACAGATTGCACTGTTATCATTAGCCGCTTTAGCTGTTTCGGAGGTTAACTCAACCCAGTCTGTCGAGGCTAATCCGGTTTCTCCCTCTTTCCCTGAATCTAGTTTAGAAGAGAACGAAGTTGCAGCAGCAGTTGTCCAGATTTCTAACTGGAGAGCCGTTAGCGCTCCTGAGACGATTGTGGCACAAGTGCCAAGTCCGGCTGCGACGCCTATCCCTCAACCCAGCCCGGTTTTGCAGCTATCGGAGTCCGATCTCAACCGCATTACTCAGCAGGTGGAAGCCACGGTTAACGCTCAGATCGATCGCCGCTTAGGAGAGGGAAACCCCACTCAAACGTTGCTATTGCGATCGCGCTTAGAAGAACTCGATCGCCTGATTGACCTATTGCGGACTGTTTTATTATTCTTAATTTTCCTACCCGTCGGCGCGATCGCTCTCGTCTTTCTGTTGCGCCGTGCTGTTATCCGCGAGTTGGTGAGTAGTACCCAAAAACGCCTCCAGGAATTAGACGGTACCGAACAGCAGTTAGAAAAATCTCGCCAAGTCGTCAGCCGCATTTTAACGGATTTGGATCGCCAAACCGAACAGGCTCAACAAACGCGCCACCAAGAAACCCAACGCTTTCATCAAGAGTTAGAGGCGCTGAAGCGATCGCTCTCGGAATTGCAAGCAATGAAAGCTCAGTTAGAACAACAGGTACAGACGTTAACGCCGATCTTGGAAGAGGAAGACTCGCTGCTGATCGATCTAGAGGAGTTACCAGAGGTAGACATCCTAGAAGAGGATGAACCCCTGCTGCAACCGACGGCGGAGGATTTGGTACATGAGGCACAAAGGTTGACTCACCAAGGGGAATCTGAAGCCGCGATCGCCCTTTACGAACAAGCGGTAATACTACAACCCGATCGTCACGAGACTTGGTACCACTACGCCTATTTGTTGGCTCAACTGCAACGCTATCAAGAGGCGATAATTGCTTATGAGCGCGCTCTGACACTAGAACCTGACAATAGTTTAGCCTGGTACGAGTTTGGAGAAATTCTCCGCCGCTTGCAACGCTATGAAGAAGCGATCGCCGCTTACGATCGCGCCAGAGCTTTAAATCCTCAGCAGGTGGATACTTGGTTTAATCGGGGGAATGCGCTGGAGAAGTTACACCGCTACGAGGAGGCGCTGTCTTCTTTTGCTCAAGCCATTTCTTTAGATTCCGAACGCCCGGAAATTTGGCACAATCGCGGGGCGGTGCTGGAAAAGGTGCAAAATTATCAAGAGGCGGTGTCTTCTTACGATCGCGCGATCGGGCTGCAACCTGATAAGCCGGAAGTGTGGTACAACCGAGGCAATGCTCTAGAACGCTTGCAAAATTACGAGCAGGCGGTTATTTCTTACGATCGGGCGTTGGCGTTGTTCCCGGAGAAGTCGGAGACGTGGTATAACCGGGGCAATGTTTTGGAACGCCTGCAACGCTACGAGGAGGCGATCGCCTCTTACGATCGAGCAATTTCGCATAGTCCCCACGATTATGAAGCCTGGTTTAATCGCGGTAGCGTGTTAGAACGCTTGCAACGCTATGATGAGGCGATCGCCTCTTACGATCGGGTGGTTGCGATTCGAGAAGATGAGTTTGAGGCTTGGCGCAACCGTGGGATTATTCTAGAGCGGCTGAAACGCTATGAGGATGCGATTGTTTCTTACGATCGAGCGATCGCCATTGAACCCAACGATCACGAAACCTGGCGCAGTCGCGGAACCGCTTTAGCAGAGGTGCAACGCTACCAAGATGCGATCGCCTCTTTTAGCAAGGCGATGGAAATTCAACAGAAACTGTATAAGCCAGATGAACAAGCGGTATCGGTGGCTTCGTGA